A single genomic interval of Croceibacter atlanticus HTCC2559 harbors:
- a CDS encoding nucleotide pyrophosphohydrolase, translating into MNIENAQKAVDDWIKAHGVRYFNELTNMAQLTEEVGEVARIIARRYGEQSEKESDKGKDLGEELADVMFVVLCLANQTGVNLEESFNKKLDIKTKRDHDRHHNNEKLK; encoded by the coding sequence ATGAATATTGAAAATGCTCAAAAAGCTGTTGACGACTGGATAAAAGCTCATGGTGTTCGTTATTTTAACGAGCTTACAAATATGGCACAGCTTACCGAAGAAGTTGGTGAGGTTGCACGTATTATTGCAAGACGTTATGGAGAGCAAAGTGAAAAAGAAAGCGATAAAGGTAAAGATCTTGGCGAAGAACTGGCAGATGTAATGTTTGTTGTACTTTGTCTTGCCAACCAAACTGGTGTAAACCTAGAGGAAAGTTTTAATAAGAAATTAGATATTAAAACTAAGAGAGATCACGACCGCCATCATAACAATGAAAAATTAAAATAG
- the kynU gene encoding kynureninase translates to MENSLAYARAQDQADPLKDFRTKFHLPEQEDGKTLLYFCGNSLGLQPKKVSEFIDLELKDWANLGVEGHTDAKHPWMPYHEFLSKPMAKIVGAKPSEVVVMNTLTANLHLMMVSFYKPNKTKFKIVIESDAFPSDKYAVESQLKFHGIDPDEGLILWSPREGEELCRFEDLENIMNEQGDSIALLMIGSTNYYTGQSFPLKKITQLGHSHNCMVGFDLAHGAGNIQPNLHDTGADFAVWCTYKYLNSGPGSLAGCFVHERHATNNSLNRFAGWWGHNKDTRFNMRKGFDPIPGAEGWQLSNPPILSMAAIRASLSVFEEAGFDTIREKSVKITNYLEFLLKEIDTERIRIITPTNPEERGCQLSIQVKHADKSLHTKLTESGVISDWREPDVIRVAPAPLYNSYEDVFLLVEKLKALL, encoded by the coding sequence ATGGAAAATAGTTTAGCATACGCAAGAGCTCAAGACCAAGCAGACCCATTAAAAGATTTCAGAACAAAATTTCATCTTCCAGAACAGGAAGATGGCAAAACACTACTCTATTTCTGTGGAAACAGCTTAGGACTACAGCCTAAAAAAGTATCTGAATTTATAGATTTAGAGCTCAAAGATTGGGCAAATTTAGGTGTTGAAGGTCATACAGACGCCAAACATCCTTGGATGCCATATCACGAGTTTTTATCAAAGCCAATGGCCAAAATCGTTGGCGCCAAGCCAAGCGAAGTTGTCGTTATGAATACGCTTACGGCAAACCTTCATTTAATGATGGTGTCTTTTTATAAACCAAACAAAACAAAATTTAAAATTGTTATTGAAAGTGATGCTTTTCCTAGTGATAAGTACGCTGTCGAAAGTCAATTAAAATTTCATGGTATAGATCCAGATGAAGGCTTAATACTTTGGTCTCCAAGAGAAGGCGAAGAACTTTGCCGTTTTGAAGATTTAGAAAACATTATGAATGAGCAAGGAGATAGTATTGCTCTCCTTATGATTGGAAGCACCAATTATTATACAGGTCAATCTTTTCCGTTAAAGAAAATTACACAATTAGGTCATAGTCATAATTGTATGGTAGGTTTTGATTTGGCTCACGGCGCAGGAAATATTCAACCTAATTTACACGATACAGGAGCAGATTTTGCAGTTTGGTGTACGTATAAATACCTTAATTCTGGACCTGGTAGTTTAGCAGGTTGCTTTGTACACGAACGCCATGCAACTAATAATTCTTTAAATAGATTTGCAGGTTGGTGGGGACATAATAAAGACACCCGTTTTAATATGCGTAAAGGATTTGATCCTATTCCAGGAGCCGAAGGTTGGCAATTAAGCAATCCTCCAATCTTATCTATGGCAGCTATAAGAGCATCATTATCTGTATTTGAAGAAGCAGGTTTTGACACTATTAGAGAAAAATCTGTAAAAATCACTAATTACCTAGAGTTTTTATTAAAAGAGATAGACACTGAAAGAATTAGAATTATAACACCTACAAACCCTGAAGAACGTGGATGTCAATTATCTATACAGGTAAAGCATGCAGACAAATCTCTTCATACCAAACTTACAGAATCTGGTGTTATTAGTGACTGGAGAGAACCAGATGTAATTAGAGTAGCTCCTGCTCCACTTTATAATTCTTACGAAGATGTGTTTTTATTAGTAGAGAAACTTAAAGCCTTACTATAA
- a CDS encoding helix-turn-helix domain-containing protein encodes MIKQFKESSTNAILTIGDIEVLNNFNTSNQLGYYTFIWTGKDAITVKVDSVNKVLQPHSITALTPLQYFKLEEENAATVYQFNKEFYCIWEHDKEVSCTGILFFGNQVIPSVVLKDSEKEKFETLHQILVDEIATKDTIQAEMLRVLMKRFIIKTTQLIKAEHPDDIAKTSKMDLLREFNRLVEQHYKEEHQVSAYAEMMNKSAKTLSNSFAAYNKSPLNIIHDRIILEAKRQLYYSEISSKEIAFSLGFDDPSHFSRLFKKHTGESPTTFKDKVEAQV; translated from the coding sequence ATGATTAAACAGTTTAAAGAATCATCTACAAATGCCATTCTCACAATTGGAGATATAGAAGTTCTCAACAACTTTAACACTTCCAATCAATTAGGGTATTATACGTTTATATGGACAGGAAAAGATGCCATTACAGTTAAGGTAGACAGCGTAAATAAAGTTCTGCAACCACATAGCATTACTGCATTAACACCGCTTCAATATTTTAAATTAGAAGAAGAAAATGCTGCTACAGTATATCAATTCAATAAAGAGTTTTATTGTATTTGGGAACACGATAAGGAAGTGAGCTGTACAGGTATTTTATTTTTTGGAAACCAAGTAATTCCAAGTGTTGTCCTAAAAGACTCAGAAAAGGAAAAATTTGAAACTCTACATCAAATTTTAGTAGACGAAATTGCTACAAAAGATACTATACAAGCTGAAATGCTTAGAGTACTAATGAAACGTTTTATTATTAAAACAACCCAACTCATAAAAGCAGAGCACCCAGATGATATCGCTAAGACGAGTAAAATGGACTTGCTCCGAGAATTTAATAGGTTGGTTGAGCAGCATTACAAAGAAGAGCATCAAGTAAGCGCCTATGCAGAAATGATGAATAAATCTGCCAAAACGCTTTCTAACTCTTTTGCTGCATATAATAAAAGTCCCTTAAATATTATTCACGATAGGATTATTCTAGAAGCAAAGCGACAATTGTATTATTCTGAAATCTCTTCAAAAGAAATTGCATTTAGCTTAGGGTTTGATGATCCTTCTCACTTTTCAAGACTTTTTAAAAAACACACTGGAGAATCTCCTACCACATTTAAAGATAAAGTTGAAGCACAGGTTTAA
- a CDS encoding M56 family metallopeptidase, whose protein sequence is MGLYILKSVLCLSVCLCFYHLVLEQEKAHKTKRYFLLASLVLSFLVPLITFTSYEYVEPISDPTTLLTLADGEDAAVNKANTSLNIILGIYCLGVAVYLIRFLINLNKIRVSILQHNTVKNNIYTAVLVLKRIVPHSFFNYIFINKDAYTTNAIPAEVFQHEEAHIKQKHSLDLLFIEVLQIIFWFNPLLYFTKKAIKLNHEFLADEAVVNQHKNIETYQHLLVNFSSNPHQVALSSSFNYSLTKKRILMLSKSSSKLKWLRLFAILPLLAGLLFSFSSRETIYKTMLVPTENVASNTTKVITKNLSQEKQIVLSVNENTIKINNKVVALENVTDEINKITKGWSKQELIDPNIKVSFKNVPKNGIANIELAFKASRLGKANPKKSFILPPPPPPPAPPKQATKELVPPPPPPPLSPTQTSGQVEINGKEHYFVKDGESIRYFNRFAGEVDKEGTPLDPEMTEERIKALEKLHEERQKLSKEEKHLKKSEKRLKKFEAKVEDHEKKRAELLKEKSEKQREAYEKAMVKRAEAIEKRSKKLEDRKEYITKRYKDNKVVEVYDVSEADEMPPIPPLPPTPPTSTPTEIIKNMSKAGATFYLEEKEITPKEALEIVAKDKDINMLANPNAKHGKYVKLSKAPISISN, encoded by the coding sequence ATGGGACTCTATATTTTAAAATCTGTGTTATGCCTATCTGTTTGTTTATGCTTTTACCATTTGGTTTTAGAGCAAGAAAAGGCTCATAAAACAAAGCGTTATTTTTTATTGGCTAGCTTAGTGTTGTCATTTCTTGTTCCGCTAATCACTTTTACATCTTATGAGTATGTTGAGCCAATCTCAGATCCTACCACACTTTTAACATTGGCAGATGGCGAGGATGCTGCAGTTAATAAAGCTAACACCTCTTTAAATATTATTCTTGGTATTTACTGTTTAGGCGTAGCTGTTTATCTTATCAGATTCTTAATCAATTTAAATAAAATAAGGGTAAGTATTTTACAACATAACACTGTGAAGAATAATATATATACAGCAGTGCTAGTACTTAAGAGAATTGTACCACACAGTTTCTTTAATTACATATTTATTAATAAAGATGCCTATACTACTAATGCAATACCTGCCGAGGTTTTTCAACATGAAGAGGCACACATAAAACAAAAACATTCTTTAGATCTCCTTTTTATAGAAGTGCTTCAGATTATATTTTGGTTTAACCCACTACTCTATTTCACTAAAAAAGCAATAAAGCTAAATCACGAATTTTTAGCAGATGAAGCTGTTGTAAATCAACATAAAAACATTGAAACCTATCAACATTTACTCGTCAATTTTTCAAGCAACCCTCATCAGGTAGCATTGTCGAGCTCATTTAATTATTCATTAACCAAAAAACGAATCCTTATGTTATCAAAATCATCATCCAAACTAAAATGGCTTAGGCTATTTGCTATTTTACCCTTATTAGCTGGACTACTGTTTAGTTTCAGCTCAAGAGAAACAATTTACAAAACGATGCTTGTGCCAACAGAAAATGTAGCCTCTAACACAACAAAAGTCATTACAAAGAACCTGTCTCAGGAGAAACAGATTGTTTTAAGTGTAAATGAAAACACTATTAAAATTAATAACAAAGTAGTTGCTCTAGAAAACGTTACAGACGAGATAAATAAAATTACTAAAGGTTGGAGCAAGCAAGAATTAATTGATCCTAATATAAAGGTGAGCTTTAAGAACGTGCCTAAAAATGGTATTGCAAACATTGAGCTTGCATTTAAAGCTTCGCGTCTTGGTAAGGCAAACCCAAAGAAGAGTTTCATTTTACCGCCACCGCCACCGCCACCAGCACCACCTAAGCAAGCAACTAAAGAACTTGTACCACCACCGCCACCGCCACCATTAAGCCCAACACAAACTTCTGGTCAGGTAGAAATTAATGGTAAGGAGCACTATTTTGTAAAAGATGGTGAAAGCATAAGATATTTTAATCGTTTTGCGGGTGAAGTAGATAAAGAAGGAACACCTCTAGATCCAGAAATGACTGAAGAACGTATAAAAGCCTTAGAAAAATTACACGAGGAACGCCAAAAGCTTTCTAAGGAGGAAAAGCACTTAAAAAAGTCTGAAAAAAGGTTGAAAAAATTTGAGGCTAAGGTTGAAGATCACGAGAAGAAAAGAGCAGAATTACTAAAAGAAAAGTCTGAAAAACAACGTGAAGCTTATGAAAAAGCTATGGTAAAAAGAGCTGAAGCTATAGAAAAACGTAGTAAAAAACTTGAAGACCGTAAAGAATATATAACTAAGCGTTACAAAGACAATAAGGTTGTAGAGGTTTATGATGTCTCAGAAGCCGATGAGATGCCACCTATACCACCTTTACCTCCTACACCACCAACGTCAACACCAACAGAGATTATTAAAAACATGTCTAAAGCTGGTGCTACGTTTTACTTAGAAGAAAAGGAAATTACACCTAAAGAAGCATTAGAGATTGTAGCAAAAGACAAAGACATAAATATGCTTGCTAACCCTAACGCTAAACATGGTAAGTATGTAAAGCTTTCAAAAGCACCTATTTCTATTAGTAATTAA
- a CDS encoding BlaI/MecI/CopY family transcriptional regulator, with protein MTPLSKAEEEVMQILWKKEKAIMMDILEAYPEPKPANTTIATLLKRIQDKGFVSYTQVGRSREYFPLVKKNAYFSKQMNGMIKKFFNNSASQFASFFTEEANMSKEELEDLKKLIDNQIKNKD; from the coding sequence ATGACACCATTATCAAAAGCAGAAGAAGAGGTTATGCAGATCCTTTGGAAAAAGGAAAAAGCCATTATGATGGATATTTTAGAAGCGTATCCTGAACCTAAACCAGCAAACACAACTATTGCTACACTATTAAAACGTATACAAGACAAAGGGTTTGTAAGCTATACGCAGGTTGGCAGATCTCGTGAGTATTTTCCTTTAGTAAAGAAAAACGCTTATTTCTCGAAACAAATGAATGGGATGATAAAGAAGTTCTTTAATAACTCTGCTTCTCAATTTGCTTCATTTTTCACCGAAGAAGCCAACATGAGCAAAGAAGAGTTAGAAGATTTAAAAAAGCTTATAGACAATCAAATAAAAAACAAAGACTAA
- a CDS encoding lmo0937 family membrane protein, translating to MKDLIWLIIVILLVGWLIGYFGFGDVVGNLIHILLVLAVIAILYRLATGRRL from the coding sequence ATGAAAGATTTAATTTGGCTTATTATCGTAATCCTTTTAGTAGGATGGTTAATAGGTTATTTCGGATTTGGAGACGTTGTTGGTAACCTAATACACATTTTATTAGTGTTGGCTGTAATTGCTATTCTTTATAGGTTAGCTACAGGAAGACGACTTTAA